A genomic window from Arthrobacter globiformis includes:
- a CDS encoding trypsin-like serine peptidase has protein sequence MTSKKTLAGSLLSLSTGLLLAVSAIGGATASSATSQDSTQLQVASTPVSSPQGYWTPERMRAAVPGDVLAAKAVARQDNQGPSSDAALESGAPTRFAGTAAQTTVTTALHTNEAPVKHIGKVFFTLAGNNYVCSGNSVAARNKSLVATAGHCVNEGPGAFATNWVFVPGYVNGTAPYGQWPARSLHAARNWTSDGDIRYDTGFAVVARVGGKYLADVVGASGVEFNQPRGLTYKSFGYPAAAPFTGQTLVSCTGTAMDDTINPQFNSQGISCDMTGGSSGGPWFAKGDTDAASGADGFQNSVNSYGYGTNSTTMFGPFWGSTTMKVYDSAQRK, from the coding sequence ATGACGAGCAAAAAGACTCTGGCCGGCAGCCTTCTGAGCCTTTCCACAGGCCTGTTGCTGGCAGTGAGCGCCATCGGCGGCGCAACAGCCTCCTCTGCAACGTCGCAGGACTCAACTCAACTACAGGTCGCAAGCACCCCAGTGTCCAGCCCGCAGGGCTACTGGACACCCGAGCGCATGCGTGCCGCCGTTCCCGGTGATGTGCTGGCCGCCAAGGCTGTGGCCCGGCAGGACAACCAAGGCCCCTCGTCCGATGCTGCACTGGAGTCTGGAGCCCCAACGAGATTTGCCGGCACCGCTGCACAGACCACGGTCACCACTGCCCTGCACACAAATGAAGCCCCTGTGAAGCACATCGGCAAGGTCTTCTTCACCCTCGCCGGAAACAACTACGTCTGCTCCGGCAACTCGGTCGCTGCCCGGAACAAGAGCCTAGTGGCCACCGCCGGCCACTGCGTTAATGAGGGGCCCGGCGCCTTCGCCACCAACTGGGTCTTCGTTCCCGGCTACGTCAACGGGACGGCCCCCTACGGTCAGTGGCCGGCTCGGTCCCTGCACGCGGCACGGAACTGGACCTCCGACGGCGACATCCGGTATGACACCGGCTTCGCCGTGGTTGCCCGGGTGGGAGGCAAGTACCTAGCCGACGTGGTGGGGGCGTCCGGAGTGGAGTTCAACCAGCCCCGCGGCCTGACGTACAAGTCATTTGGGTACCCGGCCGCGGCCCCGTTCACCGGCCAGACCCTGGTCAGCTGCACGGGCACGGCCATGGATGACACCATCAACCCGCAGTTCAACTCCCAGGGCATTTCGTGCGACATGACGGGCGGTTCCTCGGGCGGCCCGTGGTTTGCCAAGGGCGACACGGACGCGGCAAGCGGGGCGGACGGCTTCCAGAACTCCGTCAACAGCTACGGCTATGGCACGAATTCCACCACGATGTTCGGACCGTTCTGGGGCTCCACCACCATGAAGGTCTACGACAGTGCACAGAGGAAATAA
- a CDS encoding NADP-dependent isocitrate dehydrogenase produces MAKIIYTHTDEAPMLATYSFLPIIEAFASTAGVQVETRDISLAGRIIAVFGDYLTEEQQIGDALAELGELAKKPEANIIKLPNISASVPQLKAAIAELQSQGYRLPDYPDNPTSDEETAIRSRYDKIKGSAVNPVLREGNSDRRAPLSVKNYARQNPHSMGAWTPESKTNVAHMEANDFRSNEKSVVIPADGTIEIQLVREDGTVKVLKKAFPVLAGEVIDGTVMRAAALDEFLAAQVARAKEEGVLFSAHLKATMMKVSDPIIFGHVVKAYFSELFDTYGKQLAAAGLSPNNGLASILNGLDELPEDVREGVQAAIKKGLEEGPAIAMVDSDKGITNLHVPSDVIVDASMPAMIRTSGHMWGPDGQEADTLAVLPDSSYAGIYQVVIDDCRANGAFDPTTMGTVPNVGLMAQAAEEYGSHDKTFEAQVPGKIQVVDGSGNILIEHEVAPGDIWRACQTKDLPIRDWVKLAVNRARASQTPAVFWLDETRAHDAKLIEKVREYLQEHDTEGLQIEILSPVKATAFTLERIRKGEDTISVTGNVLRDYLTDLFPILELGTSAKMLSIVPLINGGGLFETGAGGSAPKHVQQLLKENHLRWDSLGEFLALAVSFEHLANTTDNARAQVLADTLDRATGTFLLENKSPSRKAGEIDNRGSHYYLAQYWAQELAKQTEDAELAASFASVADALTSNEEAIVSELLGVQGQPVDIGGYYRPDAEKAAAVMRPSATLNKIVASLG; encoded by the coding sequence ATGGCCAAAATTATCTATACCCACACCGACGAAGCGCCGATGCTGGCCACATATTCGTTCCTGCCGATCATCGAGGCGTTCGCCTCCACGGCAGGTGTGCAGGTGGAGACCCGCGACATTTCGCTGGCCGGCCGCATCATCGCCGTCTTCGGCGACTACCTCACTGAAGAGCAGCAGATCGGCGACGCCCTGGCTGAACTCGGTGAACTGGCGAAGAAGCCGGAAGCCAACATCATCAAGCTCCCCAATATCAGCGCATCCGTGCCGCAGCTGAAGGCCGCCATCGCCGAACTTCAGTCCCAGGGCTACAGGCTGCCGGACTACCCGGACAACCCCACGTCCGACGAAGAGACCGCCATCCGGTCCCGCTACGACAAGATCAAGGGCTCCGCCGTGAACCCGGTCCTGCGTGAAGGCAACTCGGACCGCCGCGCACCGCTGTCGGTCAAAAACTACGCCCGCCAGAACCCGCACTCCATGGGAGCCTGGACCCCCGAGTCCAAGACCAACGTGGCACACATGGAGGCCAACGACTTCCGCTCCAACGAAAAGTCCGTGGTTATCCCCGCCGACGGCACCATCGAAATCCAGCTGGTTCGCGAGGACGGCACGGTCAAGGTCCTGAAGAAGGCCTTCCCCGTCCTTGCCGGTGAGGTCATCGACGGCACCGTGATGCGCGCTGCCGCCCTGGACGAATTCCTGGCGGCACAGGTGGCCCGCGCCAAGGAAGAGGGCGTGCTCTTCTCCGCACACCTGAAGGCCACCATGATGAAGGTCTCCGACCCCATCATCTTCGGCCACGTGGTGAAGGCTTACTTCTCTGAGCTGTTCGACACCTACGGCAAGCAGCTCGCCGCGGCTGGCCTCAGCCCCAACAACGGCCTCGCCTCCATCCTCAACGGACTGGACGAGCTGCCCGAGGACGTCCGCGAAGGCGTCCAGGCCGCCATCAAGAAGGGCCTGGAAGAAGGCCCCGCGATCGCCATGGTCGACTCCGACAAGGGCATCACCAACCTGCACGTCCCCAGCGACGTCATCGTGGACGCCTCCATGCCCGCCATGATCCGCACCTCCGGCCACATGTGGGGCCCGGACGGCCAGGAAGCCGACACCCTGGCAGTCCTCCCGGACAGCTCCTACGCCGGCATCTACCAGGTTGTCATCGACGACTGCCGCGCCAACGGCGCCTTCGACCCCACCACCATGGGCACGGTCCCGAACGTCGGCCTCATGGCCCAGGCCGCCGAAGAATACGGCAGCCACGACAAGACCTTCGAGGCCCAGGTCCCCGGCAAGATCCAGGTGGTCGACGGCTCGGGCAACATCCTGATCGAACACGAAGTTGCCCCGGGTGACATCTGGCGCGCCTGCCAGACCAAGGACCTCCCGATCCGTGACTGGGTGAAGCTGGCCGTGAACCGCGCCCGCGCCTCCCAGACCCCCGCCGTGTTCTGGCTCGACGAGACCCGCGCACACGACGCCAAGCTCATCGAGAAGGTCCGCGAATACCTGCAGGAGCACGACACCGAGGGTCTGCAGATCGAGATCCTGTCCCCGGTGAAGGCCACCGCCTTCACCCTGGAGCGCATCCGCAAGGGCGAGGACACCATCTCCGTCACCGGCAACGTGCTCCGCGACTACCTGACGGACCTGTTCCCGATCCTGGAACTGGGCACCAGCGCCAAGATGCTGTCCATCGTTCCGCTGATCAACGGTGGCGGGCTCTTCGAGACCGGTGCCGGCGGCTCCGCCCCGAAGCACGTCCAGCAGCTGCTGAAGGAAAACCACCTGCGCTGGGACAGCCTGGGTGAATTCCTGGCACTGGCCGTCAGCTTCGAGCACCTGGCCAACACCACGGACAACGCCCGCGCCCAGGTCCTCGCGGACACCCTGGACCGCGCCACCGGTACGTTCCTGCTGGAGAACAAGTCCCCGAGCCGCAAGGCCGGCGAGATCGACAACCGCGGCAGCCACTACTACCTGGCCCAGTACTGGGCACAGGAACTGGCCAAGCAGACCGAGGACGCAGAACTGGCAGCCTCGTTCGCATCGGTCGCCGACGCGCTGACCTCCAACGAGGAAGCCATCGTTTCCGAACTGCTGGGCGTCCAGGGCCAGCCGGTGGACATCGGCGGCTACTACCGCCCCGACGCCGAGAAGGCTGCAGCCGTGATGCGGCCGTCCGCAACGCTCAACAAGATCGTCGCCAGCCTGGGCTAA
- a CDS encoding SRPBCC family protein: MATVQESITVDVPVRQAYNQWTQFEDFPNFMSGVDAVRQLDDTTVHFETSIAGVKREYDAQITVQEPDQRVTWESLNEPRNSGTVWFESLGANETKVNVELTWEPETAVEKLGAATGLDSRQVASDLKKFKKFIEERDTETGAWRESVSGGEVEGDAGSAAAGTGLGTGTGAGTGAGVGTTGAGVGTTGTGTGAGAGAGAAGVGIGATAAGGNGDPGASTALFRGGRHGRRPGPHLRIR; encoded by the coding sequence ATGGCAACTGTCCAGGAATCGATCACTGTCGATGTCCCCGTACGCCAGGCCTATAACCAATGGACCCAGTTTGAGGATTTCCCCAATTTCATGAGCGGAGTGGACGCCGTCCGCCAGCTCGATGACACCACTGTTCATTTCGAAACCAGCATTGCGGGTGTGAAGCGCGAGTACGACGCCCAGATCACCGTCCAGGAGCCGGACCAGCGCGTCACCTGGGAGAGCCTGAACGAGCCACGCAACTCGGGCACCGTTTGGTTTGAGTCCCTGGGCGCCAACGAGACCAAAGTGAATGTCGAGCTGACCTGGGAGCCTGAAACGGCAGTGGAAAAGCTTGGTGCAGCCACCGGACTTGATTCCCGGCAGGTCGCCTCGGACCTGAAGAAGTTCAAGAAGTTCATCGAGGAACGGGACACGGAAACCGGCGCCTGGCGTGAAAGCGTGAGCGGTGGCGAGGTGGAAGGTGACGCGGGTTCCGCGGCGGCCGGCACGGGACTCGGCACAGGCACCGGAGCCGGAACGGGAGCCGGCGTCGGAACCACCGGAGCCGGCGTCGGAACCACCGGAACCGGAACGGGAGCCGGGGCCGGGGCTGGAGCAGCCGGCGTCGGTATCGGGGCTACAGCGGCAGGAGGCAACGGTGACCCAGGCGCGAGCACCGCGTTATTCCGAGGGGGCAGGCATGGACGCCGTCCCGGGCCGCACCTACGAATCCGGTGA
- a CDS encoding catalase: MPEETAINIPGAPAGEQPAVVEPTTPREPLPPKPDQQGPEAVSPTGSPTGAPEHSRAQSGQYLTTAQGLRLADTDHSLKAGARGPILLQDHHLREKITHFDHERIPERVVHARGAGAHGVFRSYGTAANITRAGFLAKDVETPVFVRFSTVLGSRGSADTVRDTRGFSTKFYTDEGTYDLVGNNIPVFFIQDGIKFPDIVHAAKPHPDREIPQAQSAHDTFWDFVSLHTEAQAHTMWNMSDRGIPRSYRTMEGFGVHTFRLVDAEGATTLVKFHWKPKQGVHSLVWEEAQIINGMDPDFHRRDLADAIEAGAYPEWELGIQTFPDTEDQMFEGIDLLDPTKFVPEELAPVQPIGLMTLNANPVNYFAETEQVAFHPGHLVPGIDVTNDPLLQVRLFSYLDTQISRLGGPNFAQIPINRPQAPVNDMLRDGMHQTAVHAGVAPYRPNSLDGGCPFKAGADLGAFVDVPEAVAEAIKQRKNPASFDDHYSQPRLFFRSLTPVEQDHVIQAYTFELGKCYEKPVRERQLLALANIDASLCAAVARGLGMPAPEATEDVQDAQPSPALSQLGKTWPVAGRVVGIVADGSSDLAAVRDARKALDDAGIVPLVIAPSGGTLGGEADGGIPVQRTYLTARSTEFDAVIVAGSGAPADDAEQGLDAKAGDPGASLDPRVVLLLSEAFRHAKAIGAWGSGSAGVDAASIPDDAAGVVLGDSAEQVVPQIQGLLAAHRAWERFPAATS, from the coding sequence GTGCCAGAAGAAACAGCAATCAACATTCCGGGAGCGCCGGCAGGCGAGCAACCCGCCGTCGTCGAACCCACCACCCCGAGGGAACCGTTGCCGCCCAAGCCGGACCAGCAGGGGCCGGAAGCGGTGTCTCCGACCGGCAGCCCCACGGGTGCGCCGGAACACTCCCGGGCACAGTCCGGCCAGTACCTGACCACAGCGCAGGGGCTCCGGCTGGCGGACACCGACCACTCGCTGAAGGCCGGGGCGCGGGGACCGATCCTGCTGCAGGACCACCACCTCCGAGAGAAGATCACCCACTTCGACCACGAGAGGATTCCGGAGCGCGTGGTGCACGCCCGCGGTGCCGGTGCCCATGGCGTATTCCGCTCGTACGGCACGGCGGCGAATATCACCCGCGCAGGCTTCCTCGCGAAGGACGTGGAAACGCCCGTGTTCGTCAGGTTTTCCACGGTCCTGGGCTCGCGCGGTTCCGCCGACACCGTCCGGGACACCCGCGGATTCTCCACCAAGTTCTACACGGATGAGGGAACGTACGACCTTGTCGGCAACAACATCCCGGTGTTCTTCATCCAGGACGGGATCAAGTTCCCGGACATTGTGCACGCCGCCAAGCCGCACCCGGACCGTGAGATTCCGCAGGCCCAGAGCGCCCACGACACGTTCTGGGACTTCGTGTCCCTGCACACCGAGGCGCAGGCGCACACGATGTGGAACATGTCCGACCGGGGCATCCCGCGTTCCTACCGCACCATGGAAGGATTCGGCGTCCACACCTTCCGCCTGGTTGACGCCGAGGGCGCCACGACGCTCGTCAAGTTCCACTGGAAGCCGAAGCAGGGCGTGCACTCCCTGGTCTGGGAGGAGGCCCAGATCATCAACGGCATGGATCCGGACTTCCACCGGCGGGACCTGGCCGACGCGATCGAGGCCGGCGCTTATCCGGAATGGGAGCTGGGAATCCAGACGTTCCCGGACACCGAGGACCAGATGTTCGAGGGAATCGACCTGCTGGATCCCACGAAGTTTGTGCCCGAGGAGCTGGCCCCCGTCCAGCCGATCGGGCTGATGACGCTCAACGCCAACCCGGTCAACTACTTCGCCGAGACGGAGCAGGTTGCGTTCCACCCCGGGCACCTCGTGCCGGGCATTGACGTCACCAACGATCCGCTACTGCAGGTCAGGCTGTTCTCCTACCTGGACACCCAGATTTCGCGGCTGGGCGGACCGAACTTCGCCCAGATCCCCATCAACCGGCCCCAGGCCCCGGTGAACGACATGCTGCGCGACGGCATGCACCAGACCGCAGTCCACGCCGGGGTGGCGCCCTACCGGCCCAACTCCCTCGACGGGGGCTGCCCGTTCAAGGCCGGCGCAGACCTCGGGGCGTTTGTCGATGTCCCGGAAGCGGTGGCGGAGGCCATCAAACAGCGCAAGAATCCGGCCTCCTTCGATGACCACTACAGCCAGCCCCGGCTGTTCTTCCGCAGCCTCACTCCGGTGGAGCAGGACCACGTGATCCAGGCCTACACGTTCGAGCTGGGCAAGTGCTACGAGAAGCCGGTCCGTGAACGCCAGCTTCTAGCCCTGGCCAACATCGATGCCTCGCTGTGCGCCGCCGTGGCCCGGGGGCTGGGGATGCCCGCTCCCGAAGCCACCGAGGACGTCCAGGACGCCCAGCCCAGCCCGGCCCTGTCCCAGCTGGGGAAGACCTGGCCGGTCGCAGGCCGCGTCGTCGGCATCGTGGCGGACGGGTCCAGTGACCTCGCGGCCGTCCGGGACGCACGCAAGGCGCTCGACGACGCCGGCATCGTTCCGCTGGTGATCGCCCCGTCCGGCGGGACGCTCGGGGGAGAGGCCGACGGCGGGATCCCGGTTCAGCGGACCTATCTCACCGCCCGCTCCACCGAGTTCGACGCGGTCATCGTGGCAGGATCCGGGGCCCCGGCAGACGACGCCGAACAGGGGCTGGATGCGAAAGCCGGTGATCCCGGTGCGTCGCTTGATCCGCGCGTCGTGCTCCTGCTGTCAGAGGCCTTCCGGCACGCCAAGGCCATCGGGGCCTGGGGGTCAGGCTCCGCCGGCGTGGACGCGGCGAGCATCCCGGACGATGCAGCAGGCGTGGTGCTGGGCGACAGTGCCGAGCAGGTGGTTCCGCAGATCCAGGGGCTGCTGGCCGCCCACCGGGCGTGGGAGCGTTTCCCGGCAGCCACTTCCTGA
- a CDS encoding mucin-associated surface protein yields MTPRQAPAAWRRAMTVLIGFTLAAALAGCAGAAPDLETDAAKKLQERVLEVTKSAAGSNPAAALKSLARLSSELDAAAAAGQVSFKRHRSITAAISSVRADLTAAQSKKAAQAAAAETAAKAAAAKATATVKPAPTAAPVVVVPVPAPAPAPVNSGKQDNSGKGGSEGNKDKGSGKNKD; encoded by the coding sequence ATGACCCCGCGCCAGGCACCGGCCGCGTGGCGCCGGGCGATGACCGTCCTCATCGGGTTCACGTTGGCAGCCGCACTGGCAGGCTGCGCCGGCGCCGCCCCGGACCTCGAAACGGACGCGGCTAAAAAGCTTCAGGAGCGGGTTCTTGAGGTCACCAAATCTGCTGCGGGAAGCAACCCCGCCGCCGCCCTGAAGTCGCTGGCCCGTCTGTCCTCTGAGCTGGATGCTGCGGCGGCTGCCGGACAGGTTTCCTTCAAACGCCACCGGAGCATCACGGCGGCCATCAGCTCCGTGCGGGCCGACCTCACGGCAGCGCAGTCCAAAAAGGCGGCCCAGGCTGCGGCTGCGGAGACGGCCGCAAAGGCCGCGGCTGCGAAGGCCACGGCAACTGTTAAACCTGCACCCACTGCCGCCCCCGTCGTGGTGGTCCCGGTTCCCGCCCCCGCGCCTGCGCCCGTGAACAGCGGAAAGCAGGACAACTCCGGCAAGGGCGGCTCGGAGGGGAACAAGGACAAGGGTTCGGGCAAGAACAAGGACTAG
- a CDS encoding serine/threonine-protein kinase, with protein MLKESPSGVTTEVLGGRYRLGEVIGRGGMSSVYAARDQNLGRDVALKLFAPQAADADELKRQEAEIRLLATLNHPGLVTLFDAGVDTRVPDQPRPFLTMELVEGQDLRSRIRHSQVPLDELSVIGAGVADALAYVHGLGIIHRDIKPANILIIQVRPGEPVRPKLTDFGIARIADGTRLTATGTMVGTAAYLSPEQAMGSPLSPASDIYSLGLVLLECIKGTVEYPGSAVESAVARLHRAPEIPADLPVEWQHLLASTTALEPMERPTAAELEAALRHALVSPQSAPADLAREHTTRVLPVLPTRPPSILRSGPAQTSGPSQPHSPAKTTAKTTAGQASALPDSRPAGARRRRRLRIGAALAAAALLGGAAAVTVAANSPATPDVVPYPSVSGTLGDHLVELQRSVEP; from the coding sequence GTGTTAAAGGAATCGCCCAGCGGGGTGACAACGGAAGTACTGGGCGGGCGCTACCGGCTGGGTGAGGTGATCGGACGAGGCGGCATGTCGTCGGTCTATGCGGCCAGGGACCAGAACCTGGGCCGGGACGTGGCCCTGAAGCTCTTCGCCCCTCAGGCCGCAGATGCCGACGAACTCAAAAGGCAGGAAGCCGAGATCCGGCTCCTGGCGACCCTGAACCATCCCGGCCTTGTCACCCTTTTCGACGCCGGCGTGGATACCCGCGTGCCCGACCAGCCCCGGCCCTTCCTGACCATGGAACTCGTGGAGGGCCAGGACCTGCGCAGCCGCATCCGGCACAGCCAAGTTCCGCTCGACGAGCTGTCCGTCATCGGCGCCGGGGTCGCCGATGCCCTCGCCTACGTTCACGGGCTGGGCATCATCCACCGCGACATCAAGCCCGCCAACATTCTCATCATCCAGGTTCGCCCCGGCGAGCCCGTGCGGCCCAAACTAACAGACTTCGGCATTGCCCGGATCGCAGATGGCACCCGCCTCACGGCCACCGGCACCATGGTGGGCACGGCGGCGTACTTAAGCCCCGAGCAGGCCATGGGCTCCCCGCTCTCACCCGCGTCGGACATCTATTCGCTGGGCCTCGTGCTGTTGGAATGCATCAAGGGCACTGTTGAATACCCGGGCAGCGCGGTGGAGTCGGCGGTGGCGCGGCTGCACCGTGCCCCGGAGATCCCTGCCGACCTGCCCGTGGAATGGCAGCACCTGCTGGCCTCCACGACCGCCCTCGAGCCGATGGAGCGGCCCACCGCTGCGGAGCTGGAAGCGGCTCTCCGGCACGCCCTCGTTTCACCGCAATCCGCCCCCGCAGACCTGGCCAGGGAGCACACCACCCGTGTACTCCCTGTGTTGCCGACCCGGCCGCCGTCAATTCTCCGGTCCGGGCCGGCTCAGACGTCAGGGCCTTCTCAGCCACACTCCCCCGCCAAAACAACAGCAAAAACAACAGCGGGCCAGGCATCAGCGCTCCCCGACAGCCGTCCCGCCGGCGCAAGGAGGCGCCGCCGTCTCCGCATTGGCGCCGCCCTGGCGGCGGCAGCCCTGCTGGGCGGAGCCGCCGCGGTGACGGTGGCCGCCAACTCACCTGCAACGCCCGACGTCGTCCCTTACCCCAGCGTGAGCGGCACCTTGGGTGACCATCTCGTGGAGCTGCAAAGGAGCGTTGAACCATGA
- a CDS encoding Gfo/Idh/MocA family protein: MTSPIAKPWLFSQSNQDPLAATGRPLRWGVIATGRIASLVSRDLALLEDAELYAVSSRAQHTADAFAGEFGFAVAYGDDGGHHGYERLLADDAVDVVYVATPHAQHHRVVLAALRAGKHVLCEKAFTINAREASELIDVAREKKLFLMEAVWSRFLPSMQRAFEIAHSGELGTVQWVTADLGFPAPYSPTARLWAVQDGGGALLDITVYPLLWALGTLGFPQTVSAMGTLNDDGVDAQNALTLGYHHGAQAQLTSSLLAHGPRTATVAGSLGYLQTLGSINNPKKLVVGIGQETPRTEHFEVTGRGYSYELREVTRCVQQGLTESPVMPLEDSLNTMRLFDGVRAQLGVAYPNDAH; encoded by the coding sequence ATGACGTCACCGATCGCCAAGCCATGGCTCTTCAGCCAGTCCAACCAGGATCCCCTTGCCGCCACGGGCCGACCGCTGCGGTGGGGTGTCATTGCCACCGGCCGCATCGCCTCCCTGGTGTCGCGGGACCTGGCGCTGCTGGAGGACGCGGAGCTTTACGCCGTCAGCTCCCGCGCCCAGCACACCGCGGACGCGTTTGCGGGCGAGTTCGGCTTTGCAGTGGCGTACGGGGACGACGGCGGGCACCACGGCTATGAGCGGCTACTGGCCGACGACGCGGTGGACGTGGTCTACGTGGCCACGCCGCACGCGCAGCACCACCGGGTAGTGCTGGCGGCTCTTCGCGCAGGCAAGCATGTGCTCTGCGAAAAGGCATTCACCATCAACGCCCGCGAAGCCTCCGAGCTGATCGACGTAGCCCGTGAAAAGAAGCTGTTCCTGATGGAAGCCGTGTGGAGCCGCTTCCTGCCCAGCATGCAGAGGGCCTTCGAGATCGCACATTCCGGCGAACTCGGAACGGTCCAGTGGGTCACGGCGGACCTCGGCTTCCCGGCACCCTACTCCCCCACCGCCAGGCTCTGGGCCGTTCAGGATGGCGGCGGCGCGCTTCTTGACATCACGGTCTACCCGCTGTTGTGGGCGCTTGGCACCTTGGGTTTCCCGCAAACGGTCAGTGCCATGGGCACTTTGAACGACGACGGCGTGGACGCCCAGAATGCGCTCACGCTGGGTTACCACCACGGCGCGCAGGCACAGCTCACTTCGTCGCTGCTCGCCCACGGCCCCCGCACCGCAACCGTTGCCGGCAGCCTGGGATACCTGCAGACACTCGGCTCGATCAACAACCCCAAGAAGCTGGTGGTGGGGATCGGGCAGGAGACACCGCGAACCGAACACTTCGAGGTTACTGGGCGGGGTTATTCGTACGAGCTTCGCGAGGTGACCCGGTGCGTCCAGCAGGGCCTCACCGAGAGCCCGGTCATGCCCCTCGAGGACTCGCTGAATACGATGCGGCTGTTCGACGGTGTGCGCGCCCAACTCGGTGTCGCCTACCCCAACGACGCCCACTGA